TAAAGCTTAATAACCAGCCAGCCACAATCGCCGGGAATACCAGCGGCAAAATGATCAGCCGAAAAATACGCCCCTCGCTTGCGCCCAAGTCTTGCGCGGCTTCCAGCAAATATTTATCAAAGCCTTTGAGCTGCGCATACACCGTAATCACCACAAACGGCAAGCAAAACGTAATGTGCGCAATCAGCAACGACCAGAACCCCAGTTGAATCCCCAGCGCAATAAAAATCACCAAAAAAGTAATCGCCAATACAATGTCCGGCGACATCATCACAATAAATAATAAGCCACTGGCAGTTGCTTTCAGGGGAAAGCGGTAGCGGTACAACGCCAGTGCCATTAGCGTTCCGATAAGCGTGGCAGCGGTTGCCGCCAGACTTGCCACTAACAAGGAATTCAAAAATGCTTGGATAAGTGCATCATTATTAAATAGTTTCTCGTACCACTTCCAGGTAAAGCCTTGCCACTCGTAGCCGTATTTGGAGGCGTTGAAGGAGTTGATGACCAGAATCGCAATCGGTAGATAGAGATAAGCGAAGATCGAGGTAATGAAGCCCCATTTTAGTAGTTTCATTGCATTTGCTCCTGCGGAGTTCCCCTCACCCCTAACCCCTCTCCCTCAAGGGGAGAGGGGGACAAGAGGAGGTGGGTTTGGATGGTGGAGGTGACGGCAGAGAGGTTTTGTTCTACTTGGGTGGCGGTGAAGCGGAGAACGGTGTAGCCGCAGGCTTCTAGGAGGTGTTGGCGTTCTTGGTCGCGTTCTACTTGGGTGGCGTGGATTGAGCCATCTACTTCAACGATTAGGTTTTTTTCGGCACAGAAGAAATCCGCGACGAAACAGCCGATGGGTTGTTGGCGACGGAATTTGAATCTGGCGATTTGGCGATTGCGGAGGGCTTGCCAAAGGATGCCTTCGCTGGGCGTTGGGGTTTTACGAAAGTCGCGGGCGCAGGCGTGCATTTGGGTGTTGAGTTCGGGGGAAATGATTAGGCGTTCGTTCATGGGGGGAACCCCTCACCCCAACCTCGCACCCAGCCGCTTGCAGCACCGTCCCTCAAGGGGAGAGGGGCTAAAAAGACTTTAGAATAGGTGATATTGATGAATGAGCTTCTGCTTTGGTAACATCCATGATTAAGGCTTTCACATTTACTAGCTGCTAAGAAAGCATTAAGTGGTGATATATAAATAACTATTTTTTTATACATCATTATTTTCCACCTTTACGTAGAGTGCCAATGACTTGCCAAGTAGAATTCCACGGAAATCTACATTCCCAGAACTTCCAACCATTCACTTCAGTTTTTGTAATATGTGTAGCAGCAGATGAAGGTGAAGAAAACTCTGCTCCATCAAACAGAGTTAATACACCATTTTTAACAACTCCTCGATACACTTGACCTTTATGGTTAGCTCTAAATTCTGTATTAAGAGGAAATGTGATGTTTTTATAAACCCATGGTTCATCCAAGTCAGTTATAGTCTTCATGGGTATGGTGTTTTCAACATCACTTAAATTTTGCCTTTTACCATGCAACGAATTAGTCAATACTGTTTCAATAAACCAAGATTTTTCACTATTACCTTCAGGGCCTTCCCATATTTTCCTAGCAAAATCAAACAACTTTTGTCCACGTTGCTCAATCTTGTTTTCATTCCAACAATCAGCCATCATCAAATCACGATTGAGATGTAAGTTAGATTCTGCGAAAAAAGTTTCTCTCTTCTGTTTGAAAGAATAATTTTGCAAACTTCGATTCACACTACTATGTAATAATGTTAGATTTCCGATTGTATTTTTAATTTTCTCTCTTTTAAGAATTATTGCTGAACGAGGTGAGCTTAGATCAATATTATTTATTTCATCTTCTTTTGCATTCGTACCATCAGTAAGTGGCCAATGATTAAACCAACTAACAGGTAATATATGTTCAATATCAAGTTGATCTACCTTTAACGAATTAAAATCCTCCGCTCTACTTGAACGCATCGCCATTTCAAGTTCAATAAAAATCGATTTAATCTTCCCTGGCTCATTAATACGTACTTTATAGACTTCGGCCTCAATCCACTCTTTCTGAAATTCATCATCACGAGGCCAGCGAGCGGATTTACCTTCCAGTGCGGAAAGATCAGAATAAATTGACTCAATAGTAACACGAGAGACCGAAAGACGCTTAACCTGTTGATTAAAAACTCTATTATAATTTTTTGCGGTTAAGCCACAAACTGCTCGTCTTACAAAATAAGACACTATCCAATCAAATATTTGATTTTTTTCATCATCCGAAAGCTCTGACATTGAAACTATTAAAGCCATCGCATGTGTGGTAGACGCATCCCAGCTTTTAATGCGAACTCCAAATCTCCCAATAGATTTAGATTCAACACCCAAAATCATGGATTTATAATGATCCGCATAAGCATTAAGTGTCTTGAG
The window above is part of the Thiothrix winogradskyi genome. Proteins encoded here:
- the potC gene encoding spermidine/putrescine ABC transporter permease PotC, which produces MKLLKWGFITSIFAYLYLPIAILVINSFNASKYGYEWQGFTWKWYEKLFNNDALIQAFLNSLLVASLAATAATLIGTLMALALYRYRFPLKATASGLLFIVMMSPDIVLAITFLVIFIALGIQLGFWSLLIAHITFCLPFVVITVYAQLKGFDKYLLEAAQDLGASEGRIFRLIILPLVFPAIVAGWLLSFTLSLDDVIISSFVTGPSFEILPIRVFSMVKVGVSPEVNVLATLLLAISLVLVTLSTLLLRRKH
- a CDS encoding endonuclease domain-containing protein gives rise to the protein MNERLIISPELNTQMHACARDFRKTPTPSEGILWQALRNRQIARFKFRRQQPIGCFVADFFCAEKNLIVEVDGSIHATQVERDQERQHLLEACGYTVLRFTATQVEQNLSAVTSTIQTHLLLSPSPLEGEGLGVRGTPQEQMQ
- a CDS encoding GmrSD restriction endonuclease domain-containing protein; the encoded protein is MKSETMTIQQIFQSQRQYCVPFYQRAYVWKMTEQWDPLWVDIQAKANDRLSEATEPVSHFLGAVVLEPRTRKHQMGVEEVFIIDGQQRLTTLQYIITAISMAFEAYRMPELRAWIDSFRWNINPAVMRNPEKEIFKLWPTLMDRNDYILAIKISEHENCQFTHVSKKNNLAEPNKIINHHRKAICFFYKKITDWVAEENFSQSEAILMAIANSVLYDFKIVSITLEEQDDAQVIFETLNGRGAQLHATDLIRNYIFMQADKEVDNPKRLYDSLWFSFEDDFWKEEQTRGRLKRPRLDWFVQTVLQVELREEIDIGRLYIGYQKFAKTKSAVDQLKTLNAYADHYKSMILGVESKSIGRFGVRIKSWDASTTHAMALIVSMSELSDDEKNQIFDWIVSYFVRRAVCGLTAKNYNRVFNQQVKRLSVSRVTIESIYSDLSALEGKSARWPRDDEFQKEWIEAEVYKVRINEPGKIKSIFIELEMAMRSSRAEDFNSLKVDQLDIEHILPVSWFNHWPLTDGTNAKEDEINNIDLSSPRSAIILKREKIKNTIGNLTLLHSSVNRSLQNYSFKQKRETFFAESNLHLNRDLMMADCWNENKIEQRGQKLFDFARKIWEGPEGNSEKSWFIETVLTNSLHGKRQNLSDVENTIPMKTITDLDEPWVYKNITFPLNTEFRANHKGQVYRGVVKNGVLTLFDGAEFSSPSSAATHITKTEVNGWKFWECRFPWNSTWQVIGTLRKGGK